A window of Citrus sinensis cultivar Valencia sweet orange chromosome 7, DVS_A1.0, whole genome shotgun sequence contains these coding sequences:
- the LOC102622137 gene encoding pentatricopeptide repeat-containing protein At1g80880, mitochondrial, which produces MALFPLTRILRKTTNHSQLVLSLLLQFSTQSYSLSTPKLFSFTSAFHQTFSKQSRLSHFTSHFSTLQSFPTRILTDPFAFSPPSTHARDPREQILLDSIKRVAHFDSETQAMASLDEAGVEADVNLVYSVIWALREEWRLAFLAFKLGERQGSLDEKVSELMVWVLGNCKKFNIAWCLIRDMYKSSFSTRRAMLVMIDRYAAANDPCEAIRTFSIMEKFRITPDEEAFLFLLNALCQHGNVEEAEEFMLVNKKVFPLAANSFNIILNGWCNIFVDVFESKRVWREMSNYCITPNATSYAHMISCFSKVGNLFDSLRLYDEMKKRGWVPDLEVYNSLIFVLTRENCFKEALKMLDKMKATGLQPDSATYNSMILPLCDEGKLEDARNVLATMIGENLSLSTGTYHAFLKCAGFEETLEILDRMRIAGLGPSKDTFLLILHKFFKLEQPENALRVWVEMKKYEIDADSTHYTVLVEGLASCGLLIKARKFYVEMRSNGHLDDPKLKKLVKEPVQGNKHERRQQVSKVKRNKPVGLWKGSAMEHKKSRKQLRKRKNEESDSKF; this is translated from the exons ATGGCTCTCTTCCCGCTCACAAGAATTCTCCGAAAAACAACAAATCACTCGCAGCTTGTTCTCTCGCTGCTCCTCCAATTTTCCACACAGTCGTACTCTCTTTCAACGCCCAAACTCTTCTCTTTCACTTCggcatttcatcaaacattttcaaaacaatctCGCCTCTCACATTTCACCTCCCATTTCTCCACTCTCCAATCATTCCCCACCCGAATTCTCACCGACCCATTTGCCTTCTCTCCACCATCGACCCATGCCCGTGACCCGCGTGAACAGATTCTCCTGGATTCGATCAAACGGGTCGCCCATTTTGACTCAGAAACTCAGGCCATGGCCTCCCTCGATGAGGCTGGTGTTGAGGCTGATGTAAATTTGGTTTATTCAGTGATCTGGGCATTGAGGGAAGAGTGGAGGCTGGCGTTTTTGGCTTTCAAGTTGGGTGAGAGACAAGGCTCTCTTGATGAAAAAGTTTCTGAGTTAATGGTTTGGGTTTTGGGTAATTGTAAAAAGTTTAATATTGCTTGGTGTTTGATTCGAGATATGTATAAATCTTCATTCAGTACAAGGCGAGCAATGCTTGTGATGATTGATAG ATATGCAGCTGCAAATGATCCATGTGAGGCTATCCGGACATTCAGCATTATGGAGAAATTCAGAATAACTCCTGATGAAGAGGCGTTCCTTTTCCTTCTGAATGCTCTTTGTCAACATGGGAATGTTGAGGAGGCTGAAGAGTTTATGCTGGTAAATAAGAAGGTGTTTCCATTGGCGGCTAATAGCTTTAACATTATTCTCAATGGGTGGTGTAATATATTTGTTGATGTATTTGAATCAAAGAGAGTTTGGAGAGAAATGTCAAATTACTGTATCACACCAAATGCGACTTCCTATGCCCACATGATTTCCTGCTTCTCAAAGGTTGGAAATCTTTTTGATTCGCTGAGACTGTAtgatgaaatgaagaaaagggGCTGGGTTCCAGACCTTGAAGTATAtaactctttaatttttgtactGACACGTGAGAATTGCTTTAAGGAAGCTCTCAAAATGCTAGACAAAATGAAAGCAACTGGGTTGCAGCCAGATTCTGCCACTTACAACTCAATGATACTTCCCCTCTGTGATGAAGGAAAGCTAGAGGATGCAAGAAATGTATTAGCTACTATGATTGGGGAGAATCTCAGTCTGAGCACTGGGACGTACCATGCATTTCTCAAATGTGCTGGTTTTGAAGAAACTTTGGAAATTCTCGATCGAATGAGAATAGCTGGTTTAGGTCCCAGTAAGGATACCTTTCTCCTTATTCTTCACAAGTTCTTCAAACTGGAGCAACCTGAGAATGCATTGAGGGTTTGGgtagaaatgaaaaaatatgaaatagaTGCTGATTCCACTCATTACACAGTGTTGGTAGAAGGGCTAGCATCTTGTGGATTGCTAATCAAGGCCAGGAAATTCTATGTCGAAATGAGGTCAAATGGACATTTAGATGATCCTAAGCTTAAGAAACTTGTGAAGGAACCAGTTCAAGGTAATAAGCATGAGCGACGGCAGCAGGTGAGTAAGGTTAAGAGAAATAAACCAGTGGGTCTATGGAAAGGGAGTGCGATGGAACACAAAAAAAGTCGAAAACAGTtgagaaagaggaaaaatgaGGAGTCCGATTCAAAATTCTGA